The DNA window TCGCGAAGCGTCTCGCGGGGCAACTTGCCCGGTTTGCGGATGGGCACGAAGCCGATGCCGAGGGCAAGGGCCAGCGGCAGGCCGAACAGGAAGCCCCGCGATTCGATGGCGGCGATGCGGTCGGGCGCCCAGGGGCGAACATGTTCCTCAAGGGCCTTCAGCGCCTGCTGAAAGGCCTCGGGCTGGCCCAGGAGGGGCGTGATGTCGCGAAACAGGATGCCGGGCTTGGGGAAATCGGGCACCGACGCGATCGAACGCCGGATCGCCTCCATCAAGTCCGGTCCCGCAAGGCGCGCCGCTGACTCCAGGCCGTGAAGGTGCTCCTGCCCCGGCCCGTTCTCCCGATCCCCGGCGCTCTCGGCCACCACCCGTGCTGTCACACAGCCCACCCGCCTTCCGAGAAAACAAACAACCTCTCCGGGTCGGGAGAGGCTTGCTGCCACCCTCCCCTTATCTCTCGGGGTCGGTAGGCCCCGCAGGAGTTGGCACCGTGCCGCCCTTTTGCGGCGGCCGGTTGCCGGGCGTCATCGGGCCAGTCCCTCGGCCAGCTCTCGATAAGGAGGAGCCTGCGGGGGAGTGCGTTCGAGACAACGCCGCAAACTCCTGCACGTGCCGGGCGGTTCGACGCCTGTCGCGCCTGTCTGAGATGGGACCCCGCTGCGCTCCGTGACCGGTGCGGATTGGCAAAGCCCGCCAGGGAAAACGAGAGCCCGTGGCTCTGTGCCACGGGCCCCCACCCGGAGGGCTCGCCACGTCACTCCGGGTCGTTCGGCAATGCCCCTCTTCAAAACCGGACCGTCAGCGACAGCCGGTGCGTGTCTGGCAGGGAAGCAGGCATCAGGTAAGCGTAGTCCACCTGAAGTCCGCCGAGGCGCAAGCCGACGCCGGCCGTGAGATCCCTCTCCTGTTCCGAAGGCCCTGACTTGCTCAGCGGCCCTGTGGCGCCGCCCCGCAGCACCATGGGGGCGAGGTTGAGTTCAGCCCCGGCGTGGTAGAAGCGGCTACCGCCACTCGAATCCGTGCCCAGGCTCTCTACCTCGGCGGCCAGGAGAATAGGACCGAGCTTGAGGCTGGCACCGGCCGTCAAGCGGCGTTCCCAGGGCTCGTCAGTCCCGGTGGTATAGCGGATGGGCTGCTGCACCAGGTTCTCGTAAAGCACGCCGAGCCGGACCGGCCCGAGCTTCAGCAACGCAGAGGCGTCTGCGTTGAACCCCGTCCCGTTTACGGTTGTCAGCGTGCCGTTTTCGAGCGTTGCGCTGGTGATGGCCAGGTACTTCCCTCGTACCCCGATCGCAAGGGGGCCCAGCCGGAGGGCGGTGCCGGCCAGTCCTGCCAGGTTGGTATAGGAGAACTCGGAGAGGATCTCGCTCCCCTCCCTTACCCCTGGAATGCCGGGCGAGCTCAGATAGAGCGCCCCCAGGCCGAACCCCCGCGTGGCCAGGCCCAGCGCGCCGTAGGACACGACCTCGTACTGTGTGGAGTAGAGGCTCGTCAGCCCCGACCGGCGCAGGAAGGCGAGGCCGGCGGGGTTATAGAACAACGCGCTCTCGTCGTCCGCCACCCCCACGAACGCTCCACCCATGCCCAGGGGACGGGCGCCAGCCCCAATCTGCAAGATGGCTGCAGCATGCGTGTACGTTGTATCATCGCTCGCTGCTCCTGCGTCGGGCTCCGCCACGACGAGGACCGCTGTAACCAGAGCCAGGGCCAGCATTACTTTCGCCATTGTGCGACTCATGGTCGTCCTCCTTTCGTCTCTCTGCGGGGTTGAGCCCTAGCGCTGGATGACAAGCCGCTCAGGCCTGCTCAACACGGGTTTCCCATCCTTGTCGAACAAGAGCCACAGGTAAAGGCCACTGGCAAGCGGCCACCCGGCGGAGTCGGTTAGATTCCACGTGGTCGAGCCATCCGCCTCCAGAGCGAACGTGGCCACCCGCCGTCCGGCGACGTTGTAGATTCTGACCGTGCCGCCTGAGACATTGGCGCTATGAATGAACGTGGCGGAACTGGACGCCGGGTTCGGCGTAGCGTATGCGTGAACTGCCTCAACAATCACGGTGTCAGGGACTGACTCGAAATCGTGGGAGTCTCGAACAACAAGGCTCACCACATAAGTGCCGGGCACATCGGGCCTGAATGTAACGGACGGATCAGGCCCGTAGCTGTCCACCCGACTCACGGCGCTACCGGCGGGTCGGGTATCAAGTCTCCAGCGATAGCTTGTGACGCGGTCTCCGACGTCGGGGTCATACGATTTGGATCCATCGAGGTACACCACGGTCCCTGGTGTCACAAACCGGTCAGGTCCGCCATGAGCCACGGGAGGGGAGTTGAACCCGAATCGCGCCACCATTGTGTCGCCCGGGTCACCGATGTAAGAGACCCAGATACCAGGGTCCGTTCCGTCATACAGCAGGGAGTCCGGATTTGTGGCCGGGTCGAAGGCTCGCTTACCGGTATCGCCCGGAAAGGGATCGCCAGCGTCACCTTGGTTCCTGCCAGCGTCCAGGTCCGCCCTTCCATCTGCTTCCTCTAAATCCACTAACTTGTGATATTCATCCTGGTTGCCAGTCCTGGACTCGTCGATGTGCCAGATCAACAGGCCGGCGGAAGGAAGGCCATAGTCGAAGCCTTCCCGTTGCCTGTTCTCGAGCAGGAAGTACTCTCCCAGGGCACCCGTGCTCCTGTTGAACTCGGGGCCGCCCGGATTGTCAAGCATCTGTAGGGCGAATGGAGTTGAGAAAACGGCGGGAAGAGTATAATCAGTCTGCTCCCTGCTCACCGGCGTAGGCGTGAGCCAACCGAGCAGCCACTTACTCCATGCCATCATGTGCGGCGGGGTATCGCCGAAGCGAGACGTCCTATTCCAGGAACCGCTACCCATCAATCCCCAATTCCCGATGCCCTCTGACGAGTCATCCGTATCGTACAGGTCAGGAAGGCCAAGCGCGTGCCCAAACTCGTGGGCAAAGACGCCAATGGTCGAAATCGACTCGAAAAGGATCTCGGGCTGAATGACGTAGTCGTCGATGGTCACTCCGTCCAAGATGACGGCGCCGACCCCGGCCCCTGAAAGGCTCCAGCGGTGCGACCAGATGTCCGTTGGGTTCCCACTGGCTTCCGCCCCGGTCCCTTGGTGGACGATCATCACGACGTCTACTCTGCCGTCTCCGTCGTTGTCGTACCAGCTGAAGTCCATGTCGCGATCGGCGGCAACAACTGCTTCCCTTACCAATTCAGCTGCCCTCTCCATACCATTTTGGTAACCGTAATAATCGTGAGGGTTCGATGCCTCGAACCAGCCCCGTACGCCGTTGGGGCCACTTGAAACGGTGAACGTCCCGTAGGAAATCTCCTCGTAGTAATCTCGCATGCTACCGGGCCCTGTCGCGATTTCGGGACGCTGCCCGAAGAGAAGCGCTTCGAAGTCAGATGAATCAAATGTAGTGGTCGTATCCTGGAAATTGATCAGGATGACCGGAACGTTCGCAACACCGCTGGGAGGTACCACTCTTTGCGAGGCCTCGCGACGTCGCTCGAGGACCTGGGAGTGAAGCGCCGGAGCCAGCGGCCTGATGCGTTCAGGTAGAATTGCCGGCCGGGGATCCAGACCCACCCGACTGGTAGAGGGAACGAGTTCACCCGTTGGAGCGCGATCGGCATACACCCAGTAGCCGCTTACGGGATCCGGAAGGATCGTGTAACCCTCGATGGTCTCCCATCCGTGGAGCCACTCGTCTCCCCACTGGCGCGCTGCAAACGATGTTCCGTCGGGCTGGGTGAGGATGTGCTCGATTGGCGTGGGTGGTACAGCCAGTGCTGTCAACGGACCACAGGCCAGGGCCATGATCCCCAGAACGGCGGCCGCTGCGAGCAGACGAGCATACCATTTGGACGCCTCGATCGGCATGTCAACCTCCCCCTTGCTGCTTCAGCGGTTTGAGCGAATGGCAGCACACATCGCAAAGCTAGGGCTGGATTTGCTCCCTGCTTCTCTATTCGACAATATCAGACAGCTTCCTCAATGGACCGCTGCTCCCTTAGGCTGGCGGGTCGGAGCTGAGAGGCTACAACTCGGCCCGGACGAACAGACGGCCCCAGCCGGTCCGGAAGGGGGCAGGCGGGCCTGGAAGCGGAGAACCGGTGAAGCCGGCGAGAGGCTCCTTCAGGCCCCTGGCGTAGCCCAGCTCCAGGCCGGCACTCCACTGTTCCGAGAACCGGTAGCTCGCCTGCCCCTGCAGGCTCAGTCCCCAGTGCGGGCGGGGGGCGGCGTCCGCCTGGCGTGTGTCACCCCGGCTGCCTTCCAGGGAAGCCGAGAAACCCCACGGCCCGGCGGGACGGAAGTTGAGGGTATATTCGAGCTTGAGCGTTCGGCTGATCTGCTGCGGAGCGGCGCCCTCGGCCCAGCTCGCGCTCAGGCGGGCGTTCTGCGGCCAGGATGACCGGGAGGCCCAGCCAAGGCGGAGCGCGGCGGTGCGGTTCAGGGCTGCCGTGGCACGCCCGTCGGAGAGGGAGGTGACCTGGCGGTTCTCCGCCGTCAGGCTCAACGATGGCTCAAGCCAGGGGAGCGCTTTGGTGCCGGCGGCGAGTTCGACCCGGTCGTGCACCGATCGCTTGGCCGGCGGGAGCCTGGCGAGCTGGTAGCGGCGGTCCGCGGAGAGCTCTAGCTCGAGGGCGGCGGGGAGCCACCGGGCCTGCAGGCTGCCGCCCGTCCCCACGGTCGTCGTGCTGCTGCGCAGGCTCTCCGCCTGGCTCCACGTGAGGCGCCCGGTCGGTGAGAGCTTCCAGGTGGCGCTCGCCATACCCGGCGCGGAGAGCGACAGGGTAGCCTGCCGCCCGAGGCGGTCGGGGGCCGTTCCGTCCGATGTCACCCGCCACCCCGACTGCTGGCTGAGGGTGAGCGAGGTACGGATGCCGCCGAAGCTGCGGGCAGCCGTGGCGCCAAGCTGCAGGTCCCGGGTGCCTTCAACGCGTGGCGGGACGGCGCCGCCGGCGCCGATCACCTTGAGGGGGTATCGGAACCGCACCGTCAGCGTGGTTTCAGGAACAGGCGATGCCGTCAGGTCGGCCACGAGGTTGTCGGCCACGTAGCCAGGCCGCTCGAACTCCTCGTGGCGGACTCTTTCATACCCCACCGCCGCGGTCAGCCGCCGCTCCCAGAAGCTCTCCTCGATGCGCACCGAACGGGTCAGGGTGGCCAGCTCGAAGCCGGGGTGCATGGGCTCGTGATCGACTCGCTCCAGCCTGACCGCCGCTCGCAGTGCCGGAGGCGAGGCCCACCGGGCGGGGGCTGGCAGCGGCAGGGTCCATGTCGCCGCCGCCTGGTCCACCATGCTGTGCTGCGTTCGGCCGGTGGCCGGGTCAGCCGTACTGCGGTCGGCGTGGGTCAGCTCGAGTTC is part of the Bacillota bacterium genome and encodes:
- a CDS encoding M6 family metalloprotease domain-containing protein; translated protein: MPIEASKWYARLLAAAAVLGIMALACGPLTALAVPPTPIEHILTQPDGTSFAARQWGDEWLHGWETIEGYTILPDPVSGYWVYADRAPTGELVPSTSRVGLDPRPAILPERIRPLAPALHSQVLERRREASQRVVPPSGVANVPVILINFQDTTTTFDSSDFEALLFGQRPEIATGPGSMRDYYEEISYGTFTVSSGPNGVRGWFEASNPHDYYGYQNGMERAAELVREAVVAADRDMDFSWYDNDGDGRVDVVMIVHQGTGAEASGNPTDIWSHRWSLSGAGVGAVILDGVTIDDYVIQPEILFESISTIGVFAHEFGHALGLPDLYDTDDSSEGIGNWGLMGSGSWNRTSRFGDTPPHMMAWSKWLLGWLTPTPVSREQTDYTLPAVFSTPFALQMLDNPGGPEFNRSTGALGEYFLLENRQREGFDYGLPSAGLLIWHIDESRTGNQDEYHKLVDLEEADGRADLDAGRNQGDAGDPFPGDTGKRAFDPATNPDSLLYDGTDPGIWVSYIGDPGDTMVARFGFNSPPVAHGGPDRFVTPGTVVYLDGSKSYDPDVGDRVTSYRWRLDTRPAGSAVSRVDSYGPDPSVTFRPDVPGTYVVSLVVRDSHDFESVPDTVIVEAVHAYATPNPASSSATFIHSANVSGGTVRIYNVAGRRVATFALEADGSTTWNLTDSAGWPLASGLYLWLLFDKDGKPVLSRPERLVIQR
- a CDS encoding adenine phosphoribosyltransferase is translated as MEAIRRSIASVPDFPKPGILFRDITPLLGQPEAFQQALKALEEHVRPWAPDRIAAIESRGFLFGLPLALALGIGFVPIRKPGKLPRETLREGYELEYGASYLEVHVDALRSGERVVVVDDLLATGGTAAAAGRLVTRLGGMVAGFAFLIELEGLRGRQRLEAFGAPVASLIRFEV